From the genome of Colletotrichum higginsianum IMI 349063 chromosome 4, whole genome shotgun sequence, one region includes:
- a CDS encoding FAD binding domain-containing protein has product MSEPHFKVIIVGGSITGLTLAHSLHKIGVDFTILEKRATVTPQEGASVGILPNGARVLDQLGLYGLVEEATAPLGATHIHFPDGFHFCSLYPKSMLDNFGYPVAFLERRRLLEVLYNALPDKSKVLVNKTVSDIEQCEDGKSAGVKVRTADGDVYEGDIVVGADGVHSRTRSELWRMSSSAGQSEDVRMEKARMSAEYSCVFGISRGPSGLKAGEQIMRMYDGRTLVVIPSKDDVVFWFLSRKLGKKYKYSEAPRFTLEDAAAECAELADAPLGNDVRFGDVWKIRQTFNMVVLEENLLRTWSFGRVLCIGDSIHKMTVNLGQGANCAIEDVAILTNLLSQCLGSKREAKPSGQELDALLRRFNDVHLSRVSHIYDTSWLIARVHARDGFVRKIIGRYVMPYFGHKFESRPFNMIANAAALEFLPLPRSSFPGWEKYKSKEDKSGSWAVVSRSVLLLVGLAILSTWWRRA; this is encoded by the exons TCACCATCCTCGAGAAGCGGGCGACCGTCACGCCGCAGGAGGGTGCCTCTGTCGGTATCCTGCCCAACGGTGCCCGCGTCCTCGATCAACTTGGCCTCTATGGCCTTGTCGAAGAGGCGACTGCGCCTCTCGGTGCCACACACATCCATTTCCCGGACGGTTTCCACTTCTGCAGCCTGTATCCAAAGTCCATGTTGGACAA TTTTGGTTACCCAGTCGCTTTTCTCGAACGACGAAGGCTCCTCGAGGTGCTCTACAATGCCTTGCCGGACAAGAGCAAGGTCCTGGTCAACAAGACCGTTTCGGACATTGAGCAGTGCGAGGACGGAAAATCAGCCGGCGTGAAGGTTCGGACGGCCGACGGGGATGTCTACGAAGGCGATATTGTTGTCGGGGCGGACGGCGTGCACAGTCGGACCCGGAGCGAGCTGTGGCGCATGTCCAGCTCGGCGGGACAGAGCGAAGACGTCAGAATGGAGAAAGCCA GAATGTCTGCCGAGTATTCGTGCGTCTTTGGCATCTCGCGTGGCCCGTCCGGCCTCAAGGCCGGGGAGCAGATCATGCGCATGTACGACGGCCGCACGCTGGTGGTCATCCCCTccaaggacgacgtcgtcttctGGTTCCTGTCGCGGAAGCTCGGCAAGAAGTACAAGTACAGCGAGGCGCCGCGATTCACGCtggaggacgccgccgcggagTGCGCCGAGCTGGCTGACGCGCCGCTGGGCAACGACGTGCGGTTCGGGGACGTCTGGAAGATCCGGCAGACCTTCAACATGGTCGTCCTGGAGGAGAACCTCTTGAGAACGTGGTCTTTCGGTCGCGTTTTGTGCATCGGCGACAGCATCCACAAG ATGACGGTCAACCTCGGGCAAGGCGCCAATTGTGCCATTGAGGACGTCGCCATCCTGACGAACCTCCTGAGCCAGTGCTTGGGGTCCAAAAGGGAGGCAAAGCCGTCAGGCCAGGAGCTCGATGCACTGCTGCGCCGCTTCAACGACGTCCACCTGTCGAGGGTATCGCACATCTACGACACCTCTTGGCTGATAGCCCGCGTGCACGCGAGGGATGGGTTCGTGCGCAAGATCATCGGGAGGTACGTCATGCCATACTTTGGCCACAAGTTCGAAAGCCGGCCGTTCAACATGATCGCCAACGCCGCGGCCTTGGAGTTCCTGCCCCTGCCGCGATCCTCTTTTCCTGGTTGGGAGAAGTACAAGAGCAAGGAAGACAAGTCCGGCTCGTGGGCGGTGGTATCACGGTCTGTCTTGCTGCTCGTAGGATTGGCCATTCTGTCAACCTGGTGGCGAAGGGCCTGA
- a CDS encoding Short chain dehydrogenase has product MTSSEKNSTGLAGKTCLVTGGAGGLGKAVTAAFLDAGANVVICDINAKRIESTLAELRTRGGNLTAVTADITDHDQVLSLFDDIAGRFGTLDVLVNNAAVMDRFDPVGDIELDLWDNVLAVNLTAPLQLSKFAVRSMLSKPEPAGCIINIASGAATAGWLAGTAYTASKHGLVGLTKSTAAFYGPKGIRCNALIMGVMVGTHMHEAFLDGCHKEGRQKVEEIFSGHRPQTCKVDDVAGICLSLASGPGWGTVNGALIAVDNGWTSVVG; this is encoded by the exons ATGACTTCCTCGGAAAAGAACTCTACCGGTCTAGCTGGGAAGACCTGCCTCGTCACGGGCGGGGCCGGCGGACTCGGAAAGGCCGTCACAGCCGCGTTCCTCGACGCGGGCGCCAACGTGGTGATTTGCGACATCAACGCCAAACGCATCGAGAGCACCTTGGCCGAGCTGCGGACAAGGGGCGGCAACCTCACCGCTGTCACGGCCGACATCACCGACCACGACCAGGTGCTGAGCTTGttcgacgacatcgccggCAGGTTCGGGACGCTggacgtcctcgtcaacaacgccgccgtcatggaCCGGTTCGACCCGGTGGGCGACATTGAGCTTGACTTGTGGGACAATGTCTTAGCGGTGAACCTGACGGCTCCGCTCCAGCTGAGTAAATTCGCCGTACGTAGCATGCTATCGAAACCGGAGCCCGCCGGGTGTATCATTAACATCGCCTCCGGAGCGGCCACGGCCGGCTGGCTTGCAG GCACGGCGTATACGGCAAGCAAACACGGCCTTGTGGGCCTGACCAAGagcaccgccgccttctACGGCCCCAAGGGTATCCGCTGCAACGCGCTGATTATGGGTGTCATGGTCGGCACCCACATGCACGAGGCCTTCCTCGACGGGTGTCACAAGGAGGGGCGCCAGAAGGTGGAGGAGATCTTTTCCGGGCACAGGCCGCAGACATGCAAAGTCGACGACGTGGCGGGGATATGCCTGTCCCTGGCCTCGGGCCCGGGCTGGGGCACGGTGAACGGGGCCCTAATCGCCGTGGACAACGGCTGGACGAGTGTGGTCGGCTAG